Proteins encoded by one window of Collimonas fungivorans:
- a CDS encoding Tim44 domain-containing protein, with protein MKRFLLVLLMVATTLSLTISNADARRLGGGGSFGKQSSGISRQAPSQPTQNFGNANQARPATPAATPQGVPPKPASPWKGILGGALLGLGLGALMSHFGMGGAFGSFLMMALLAVAVIFVVRLVMRKNSNAPAPAAYSGANSPAASFDSSSSGFTPEIGSRINSGPSFQSSAPAGHSAPWGIPDDFDVPGFVRSAKTYFIRLQAAWDKADINDIREFTTPEMFGELRLQLQERGASPNNTDVVQLDGELMGIETIGSDYLASVKFTGLIKEVPEASAEPFTEVWNLSKPQTGQGGWVLAGIQQINT; from the coding sequence ATGAAGAGATTTTTGCTGGTGTTGCTGATGGTCGCAACCACCTTGTCGTTGACAATATCGAACGCCGACGCGCGCCGCCTGGGCGGCGGCGGTTCGTTCGGCAAGCAGTCGTCCGGGATTTCGCGCCAGGCGCCAAGCCAGCCGACGCAGAATTTCGGCAATGCCAACCAGGCCCGTCCGGCCACGCCGGCTGCCACGCCGCAGGGCGTTCCGCCTAAACCAGCCAGCCCATGGAAGGGCATCCTCGGCGGCGCCTTGCTGGGCCTCGGCTTGGGTGCGTTGATGTCGCATTTCGGCATGGGTGGCGCATTCGGTTCTTTCCTGATGATGGCCTTGCTGGCGGTCGCGGTGATTTTTGTTGTGCGATTGGTAATGCGCAAGAACAGCAACGCGCCGGCGCCGGCTGCTTATTCCGGCGCCAATTCTCCTGCCGCCAGTTTTGACAGCAGCTCTTCAGGTTTTACGCCGGAAATCGGCTCGCGCATCAATTCAGGACCGTCGTTCCAGTCCTCGGCGCCGGCAGGACACAGCGCACCCTGGGGCATTCCCGACGATTTCGACGTGCCGGGCTTCGTACGCAGCGCCAAGACTTACTTCATCCGCCTGCAAGCTGCCTGGGACAAGGCCGACATCAACGATATCCGCGAATTCACCACGCCCGAGATGTTCGGCGAACTGCGCCTGCAATTGCAGGAGCGCGGCGCATCGCCTAACAATACCGACGTGGTGCAGCTGGATGGCGAGCTGATGGGCATCGAAACCATAGGCAGCGATTACCTGGCCAGCGTCAAGTTCACCGGCCTGATCAAGGAAGTGCCGGAAGCGTCGGCGGAACCGTTCACCGAAGTCTGGAACCTGTCCAAGCCGCAAACGGGACAAGGCGGCTGGGTTTTGGCGGGGATTCAGCAGATCAATACATAA
- a CDS encoding ubiquinone biosynthesis accessory factor UbiJ, with protein sequence MTSPINFTPITAAVNHLLAQEPWAQRILAAHADKVACFDGGAVKLPWQVSADGLLQAPPPDTAVNVTIRVNLADLPLIAQNRERAFSYVKIEGDADFANAISQVSQGIRWDAERDLSKLVGDIAAVRIVGGGKTLIAGALATHKKLAENVAEYFLEEQPMLVRPQAVSDFTNDVTRLRDDLERLAKRINKLKTP encoded by the coding sequence ATGACATCTCCAATCAATTTCACGCCGATTACCGCCGCAGTCAACCATTTGCTGGCGCAGGAACCGTGGGCGCAGCGCATCCTGGCCGCGCATGCGGACAAGGTCGCGTGTTTCGACGGCGGCGCCGTCAAGCTGCCCTGGCAGGTCAGCGCCGACGGCCTGCTGCAGGCGCCGCCGCCGGACACGGCGGTGAACGTCACGATCCGCGTCAACCTGGCAGACCTGCCGCTGATTGCGCAGAACCGCGAACGTGCTTTTTCCTACGTGAAGATCGAGGGCGACGCCGATTTCGCCAACGCCATTTCGCAAGTCAGCCAAGGGATACGCTGGGATGCCGAGCGGGACCTGAGCAAGCTGGTGGGCGACATCGCCGCCGTGCGCATCGTCGGCGGCGGCAAGACGCTGATCGCCGGCGCGCTGGCGACCCACAAGAAGCTGGCGGAAAACGTCGCCGAATATTTCCTGGAAGAGCAGCCGATGCTGGTGCGGCCGCAGGCGGTATCCGATTTTACGAATGATGTCACCAGGCTGCGCGACGACCTGGAACGGCTCGCCAAACGCATCAACAAACTGAAGACCCCATGA
- the ubiB gene encoding ubiquinone biosynthesis regulatory protein kinase UbiB yields the protein MILKFLRLFKIVRVAVRYGLDDIAMSGFDTPRISKLIDTLIFWRDISAPRGERLRMALEELGPIFVKFGQVLSTRRDLLPGDMVDELARLQDRVPPFSSDLAIAQIEKSLKAHPDELFASFERVPVASASIAQVHFATLKNGKEVAVKVLRPGMKKSIDEDVALMHIAAGLVEKLWADGRRLKAREVVGEFDKYLHDELDLMREAANGSQLRRNFANSDLLVVPEMYWDYCSSSVIVMERMHGIPISQLDRLRDAGVDLGKLSRDGVEIFFTQVFRDGFFHADMHPGNILVSVAPATFGRYIALDFGIVGTLNDFDKDYLSQNFLAFFQRDYKRVAEAHIESGWAPKETRVDELESAVRACCEPIFDRPLKDISFGQVLLRLFQTSRRFNVEVQPQLVLLQKTLLNVEGLGRQLDPDLDLWKTAKPHLERWMSEQMGWRGLIQQLKIEMPRYSKLLPQLPRLAHQALTQAVEPKNEQNNELMWKLIAEQRQTNHFLGVLVYVGGGLAAGVLLTLLYLRFAHRIWW from the coding sequence ATGATCCTGAAATTCCTGCGCTTGTTCAAAATTGTCCGCGTCGCCGTGCGTTACGGCCTGGACGATATCGCCATGTCGGGCTTCGACACGCCGCGCATCTCCAAGCTGATCGATACCCTGATTTTCTGGCGCGATATTTCAGCGCCGCGCGGCGAACGTTTGCGCATGGCGCTGGAAGAACTGGGGCCGATTTTCGTCAAGTTCGGCCAGGTGCTGTCGACCCGTCGCGACTTGCTGCCGGGTGACATGGTCGACGAACTGGCGCGCCTGCAGGACCGGGTGCCGCCCTTCAGTTCCGACCTGGCGATCGCGCAGATCGAAAAATCGCTGAAAGCCCATCCGGACGAGTTGTTCGCCAGCTTCGAGCGGGTGCCGGTGGCGTCCGCCTCGATCGCCCAGGTGCATTTCGCCACGCTGAAGAACGGCAAGGAAGTGGCGGTCAAGGTGCTGCGTCCCGGCATGAAAAAGTCGATAGACGAAGACGTCGCGCTGATGCATATCGCCGCCGGCCTGGTGGAAAAACTGTGGGCCGACGGCCGCCGCCTGAAGGCGCGCGAAGTGGTCGGCGAATTCGACAAATACCTGCACGACGAACTGGACCTGATGCGCGAGGCCGCCAACGGCAGCCAGCTGCGCCGCAATTTCGCCAATTCCGATCTGCTGGTGGTGCCGGAAATGTACTGGGATTACTGCTCATCGTCGGTGATCGTGATGGAGCGCATGCACGGCATCCCGATCTCGCAGCTGGACCGCCTGCGCGATGCCGGCGTCGACCTCGGCAAGCTGTCGCGCGACGGCGTCGAGATCTTTTTCACCCAGGTGTTCCGCGACGGTTTTTTTCATGCCGACATGCATCCCGGGAATATCCTGGTGTCGGTGGCGCCGGCCACCTTCGGCCGTTACATCGCACTCGATTTCGGCATCGTCGGCACCCTCAACGATTTCGACAAGGATTATCTGTCGCAGAATTTCCTGGCGTTTTTCCAGCGCGACTATAAACGCGTGGCCGAAGCCCACATCGAATCCGGCTGGGCGCCCAAGGAAACCCGGGTCGACGAGCTGGAATCGGCGGTGCGCGCCTGTTGCGAACCGATCTTCGACCGGCCGCTGAAAGACATTTCCTTCGGCCAGGTGCTGCTGCGCCTGTTCCAGACTTCGCGCCGCTTCAATGTCGAGGTGCAGCCGCAGCTGGTGCTGCTGCAAAAGACCTTGCTTAACGTCGAGGGCCTGGGCCGCCAGCTCGATCCCGACCTCGACCTGTGGAAAACCGCCAAGCCGCACCTGGAACGCTGGATGAGCGAACAGATGGGCTGGCGCGGCTTGATCCAGCAGTTGAAGATCGAGATGCCCCGCTATAGCAAGCTGCTGCCGCAACTGCCGCGCCTGGCGCACCAGGCGCTGACGCAAGCGGTCGAACCCAAAAACGAGCAAAACAATGAACTGATGTGGAAGCTGATTGCGGAACAGCGCCAGACCAACCACTTCCTCGGCGTGCTGGTGTACGTCGGCGGCGGCCTGGCGGCGGGCGTGCTGCTGACGCTCTTGTACCTGCGTTTTGCACACAGGATCTGGTGGTAA
- a CDS encoding methyltransferase domain-containing protein has translation MATPDNAPKFASRDPSHPDFWSDRFDRDFTPWDMGGVPQALQQYLARSQPAATLIPGCGSGYEVALLSEAGWDVTAIDFSGAAVNAARTVLGKWSERVLQADFFTYQPPRPLGLIYERAFLCALPPAKRADIVNRWTELLPAGATLAGFFFFDDNPKGPPFGIGRAELERLLHADFELADEREVDDSMPVFAGKERWMEWRRRA, from the coding sequence ATGGCGACGCCGGATAATGCTCCCAAGTTCGCCAGCCGCGATCCCTCGCATCCCGATTTCTGGAGCGATCGCTTCGACCGCGACTTTACCCCCTGGGACATGGGCGGCGTGCCGCAGGCGCTGCAGCAGTACCTGGCGCGCAGCCAGCCGGCCGCAACCCTGATTCCCGGCTGCGGCAGCGGCTATGAAGTGGCTTTATTGTCGGAAGCCGGCTGGGACGTGACCGCCATCGATTTTTCCGGCGCCGCCGTGAACGCCGCCCGCACCGTGCTGGGAAAATGGTCGGAACGGGTGCTGCAGGCCGATTTCTTCACCTACCAGCCGCCGCGGCCGCTCGGGCTGATCTACGAGCGCGCCTTCCTGTGCGCGCTGCCGCCGGCCAAGCGTGCCGATATCGTCAACCGCTGGACCGAGCTGTTGCCGGCGGGGGCAACATTGGCCGGTTTCTTCTTTTTCGATGACAATCCGAAGGGGCCGCCGTTCGGCATCGGCCGGGCCGAACTGGAACGCTTATTGCATGCCGATTTCGAGCTGGCCGACGAGCGCGAGGTGGACGATTCCATGCCTGTGTTTGCCGGCAAAGAGCGCTGGATGGAATGGCGGCGGCGCGCGTAG
- a CDS encoding ABC transporter ATP-binding protein, whose amino-acid sequence MALLEIRNVSRRFGDFAAVDNISLSIEAGEFFTLLGPSGCGKTTLLRMIAGFDLPDSGQILLDGVDLVGIPPEQRPVCTVFQNYALFPHMTVSANIAFPLKMAKVPADQIRSRVEEALEDVRLTGFAARFPHELSGGQRQRVAVARALVSRPKLLLLDEPLSALDAKLREQMQIELINLQKEVDITFVYVTHDQGEALALSHRIAVMNRGNVEQLDEPSRIYSYPRTRFVADFIGTCNLLDGAIASTDGASMKLDVPGLGLVKSALPADAAVGRKGTLALRPEKIHISAEISTDTAENHFKGFVKELLYLGDVTVYIVQTEGGTTIEALLANSAAGRAKFFEVGDMVDIAWQFDAGHFLYE is encoded by the coding sequence ATGGCGCTGCTCGAAATCCGTAATGTCAGTCGTCGTTTTGGCGACTTTGCCGCAGTTGACAACATCAGCCTGTCGATTGAAGCCGGCGAATTCTTTACTTTGCTGGGACCTTCCGGCTGCGGCAAAACTACCTTGCTGCGCATGATCGCCGGTTTCGACCTGCCGGATTCCGGCCAGATCCTGCTGGACGGAGTCGACCTGGTGGGCATTCCGCCGGAACAGCGGCCGGTCTGCACCGTGTTCCAGAACTATGCGCTGTTTCCGCACATGACGGTCTCGGCCAATATCGCGTTTCCCCTGAAAATGGCCAAAGTGCCGGCCGACCAGATCCGCAGCCGGGTCGAAGAGGCCCTGGAAGACGTGCGCCTGACCGGTTTCGCCGCGCGCTTCCCGCATGAATTGTCCGGCGGCCAGCGGCAGCGGGTGGCAGTCGCGCGGGCGCTGGTGTCGCGCCCCAAGCTGCTGCTGCTGGATGAACCCCTGTCGGCGCTGGACGCCAAGCTGCGCGAGCAGATGCAGATCGAGTTGATCAATTTGCAAAAAGAAGTCGACATCACTTTCGTCTACGTCACCCACGACCAGGGTGAAGCGCTGGCGCTGTCGCACCGGATCGCTGTCATGAACCGCGGCAATGTCGAGCAGCTGGACGAGCCATCGCGCATCTACAGCTATCCGCGCACCCGTTTCGTGGCCGATTTCATCGGCACCTGCAACCTGCTGGACGGCGCCATCGCCAGCACCGACGGCGCTTCCATGAAACTGGACGTGCCAGGCCTGGGCCTGGTCAAGAGCGCTTTGCCGGCAGACGCCGCGGTCGGCCGCAAAGGCACCCTGGCCTTGCGCCCGGAAAAAATCCACATCAGCGCCGAGATCAGCACCGACACCGCTGAAAACCACTTCAAGGGTTTCGTCAAAGAGTTGCTGTACCTGGGCGACGTCACCGTCTATATCGTACAGACCGAGGGCGGCACCACCATCGAGGCTCTGCTGGCGAACTCCGCCGCCGGCCGCGCCAAGTTCTTCGAAGTCGGCGACATGGTGGACATCGCCTGGCAATTCGACGCGGGGCATTTCTTGTATGAGTAA
- a CDS encoding ABC transporter permease → MSKSPSVAAKRGRMARWLISGPPLFYLLLFFAIPSLIMVFASVRYAGDYGGLAPVFDEAGKLNLTLENFQRFTSDFIYTAIFLKSLMYALITTFCCLLMAYPLALLIARSPKKYRDLLILLVILPFWSNFLIRVYAWMIILGPQSGLTQAVNYILGLAGIEPVRLLFTGFSVIVGLVYVHLPFMVLPLYANLEKHDPALVDAAQDLGASAWQRFWRITFPLSLPGVYAGAALVFIPALGIFAVSDILGGTGSDMIGNVIKQQFLETRDWPFGSVLSIVLTVAALIAAGIAVLVARPRREA, encoded by the coding sequence ATGAGTAAATCGCCCAGCGTCGCAGCCAAACGCGGCCGCATGGCGCGCTGGCTGATCAGCGGCCCGCCGCTGTTCTACCTGCTGCTGTTTTTCGCCATCCCCAGCCTGATCATGGTGTTCGCCTCGGTGCGGTATGCAGGCGATTACGGCGGCCTGGCTCCGGTGTTCGACGAAGCCGGCAAGCTGAACCTGACGCTGGAGAATTTCCAGCGCTTCACTTCCGATTTCATCTACACCGCGATCTTCCTTAAATCGCTGATGTACGCGCTGATCACCACTTTCTGCTGCCTGCTGATGGCTTATCCGCTGGCGCTGCTGATCGCGCGCAGCCCCAAGAAATACCGCGACCTGCTGATCCTGCTGGTGATCCTGCCGTTCTGGAGCAATTTCCTGATCCGCGTCTACGCCTGGATGATCATCCTCGGCCCGCAATCCGGCCTGACGCAAGCCGTCAACTATATATTGGGACTGGCCGGGATCGAACCGGTGCGCCTGTTGTTTACCGGGTTTTCGGTGATCGTCGGCCTGGTATATGTGCATCTGCCGTTCATGGTTCTGCCCTTGTACGCCAACCTGGAAAAACACGATCCGGCACTGGTCGACGCCGCCCAGGACCTGGGCGCCTCGGCCTGGCAGCGCTTCTGGCGCATCACGTTTCCGCTGTCTTTGCCTGGCGTCTACGCCGGCGCCGCGCTGGTGTTCATCCCGGCGCTGGGGATTTTTGCGGTATCCGACATCCTGGGCGGCACCGGCAGCGACATGATCGGTAACGTCATCAAACAGCAGTTCCTGGAAACCCGCGACTGGCCGTTCGGCAGCGTGCTCTCCATCGTCCTCACGGTGGCGGCCCTGATCGCCGCCGGCATCGCGGTGCTGGTGGCAAGGCCGAGGAGGGAAGCATGA
- a CDS encoding ABC transporter permease — protein sequence MSNVIRRPLGLWLVALAVYAFLYVPLIIVVVYSFNDSQLNAEWVGFTLDWYRKLFHNEEMLRAAGNSLLIALVASAASTLLGTMAGFAMHRYKLKLLPLLVLTPIAIPEILVGVSLLIFFVMLNITLGLVSIALAHIAFCIGFVAIVVRSRLSGMDESLTEAARDCGATPMQAFRLVTLPLIMPGVVAGALMAFTLSIDDFVITFFTAGANASTLPLQIYSMIKIAVTPEVNAVSTLLMGLTLLLIIIASKLAPNALRSS from the coding sequence ATGAGCAATGTAATCCGCCGTCCGCTCGGCCTGTGGCTGGTGGCGCTGGCCGTCTACGCCTTCCTGTATGTGCCGCTGATCATCGTGGTGGTGTATTCCTTCAACGATTCGCAGCTCAACGCCGAGTGGGTAGGTTTCACGCTGGACTGGTACCGCAAGCTGTTTCATAACGAAGAGATGCTGCGCGCCGCCGGCAATTCCCTGTTGATCGCGCTGGTCGCCAGCGCCGCTTCGACCTTGCTGGGCACCATGGCCGGTTTCGCCATGCACCGCTACAAGCTGAAGCTGCTGCCCTTGCTGGTGCTGACGCCGATCGCTATTCCGGAAATCCTGGTCGGTGTTTCGCTGCTGATTTTCTTCGTGATGCTCAACATCACCCTGGGACTGGTATCGATTGCCCTGGCGCATATCGCTTTCTGCATAGGTTTCGTGGCGATCGTGGTACGTTCGCGCCTATCCGGCATGGATGAAAGCCTGACAGAGGCTGCACGCGATTGCGGTGCGACGCCGATGCAGGCGTTCCGCCTGGTGACGCTGCCGCTGATCATGCCGGGCGTGGTGGCCGGGGCCCTGATGGCGTTCACTTTGTCGATCGACGACTTCGTGATCACCTTCTTCACCGCCGGCGCCAATGCCTCCACCTTGCCGCTGCAGATCTATTCGATGATCAAGATTGCCGTCACACCGGAGGTCAATGCCGTTTCGACCTT